One Aspergillus oryzae RIB40 DNA, chromosome 2 genomic window carries:
- a CDS encoding protoglobin family protein (predicted protein): MDPVAPVQEDIRRVGRKELYTDFGKRMEYIKTFLDFTDVIPELTHRLYEKMLEFDITARALRTRSTTSEAQIEDLFTIDSPQVQRRKIFWKWYLTRLCSDPGQPSYWEYLRKVGVHPYECLSRLRKTTSL; the protein is encoded by the exons ATGGATCCAGTTGCCCCTGTGCAGGAAGATATTAGGAGAGTCGGGCGGAAGGAGTTATACACGGACTTTGGAAAGCGCATGGAGTATATAAAGACATTTCTGGATTTCACAGACG TCATTCCGGAACTCACCCATCGTCTCTATGAGAAGATGCTCGAATTCGATATCACAGCCCGTGCTCTCCGCACTCGGAGTACTACGTCCGAAGCACAAATCGAGGATTTATTCACAATTGACAGTCCTCAGGtgcaaaggagaaagattTTCTGGAAATGGTATCTGACTAGACTATGCTCAGACCCCGGCCAGCCTTCGTACTGGGAATATCTGCGAAAAGTTGG AGTACATCCATATGAATGCTTGTCTCGGTTACGTAAAACAACTTCTCTTTGA
- a CDS encoding uncharacterized protein (predicted protein), translating into MSKVFCIQNDLISKCYINEGQEFAEEASNTTNADNAPAKGNTDNASIATCITDNASAVTGTTDTVSMTTTDSMTTTDTVSIANSEVSSMTRDKQSHPHCLIPGFNTSRPSSAGDTQSSISRDRSGSVDLDRVNSTAETAVSSDCPSTSSSHMISPNVVSNPSAFASPFAVGHIHNFETKIWSSGMKQKGSGYK; encoded by the coding sequence ATGAGCAAGGTCTTCTGCATCCAAAACGATCTAATCTCCAAGTGCTACATAAACGAAGGCCAGGAGTTCGCAGAAGAAGCGtcaaacaccaccaatgcAGACAATGCACCAGCCAAAGGAAACACAGACAATGCATCAATCGCCACATGCATCACGGACAATGCATCAGCTGTCACAGGCACCACAGACACTGTctcaatgacaacaacaGATTCAATGACAACCACAGATACTGTCTCAATCGCCAACAGCGAGGTATCTTCAATGACCCGGGACAAACAAAGCCACCCTCATTGCCTAATCCCCGGTTTCAACACTTCCAGGCCCAGCTCAGCAGGAGACACGCAGAGCTCAATCTCGCGGGACAGAAGCGGAAGCGTCGATCTGGACCGAGTGAACTCGACAGCCGAAACGGCAGTGTCCTCTGACTGCCCATCCACATCCAGCAGTCATATGATCAGTCCCAACGTTGTTTCAAATCCATCAGCATTCGCCTCGCCATTTGCGGTCGGGCATATACACAACTTCGAGACGAAAATATGGTCT